A window of Calliopsis andreniformis isolate RMS-2024a chromosome 3, iyCalAndr_principal, whole genome shotgun sequence contains these coding sequences:
- the Aglu2 gene encoding alpha glucosidase 2 isoform X1 has translation MKSIGYIVCLLLAVTAVSAQIKNKGWWKNSVFYQVYPRSFMDDNGDGVGDLKGITKKLQHFKDIGVRAIWLSPINKSPMVDFGYDISDFTDVDPTFGTLSDFKELVAQAKKLDLKVILDLVPNHTSNKHKWFQLSVNKTGKYKDYYIWNDGKNVTNGNNITRVPPNNWKSVFNGTGWTWDNTRQQFYYHQFYPAQPDLNYENEDVQKEMKEVMKFWLDIGVDGFRIDAVPHLFESNITQDEPPSNISGVGPDDHLAVLHTLTKDQPKTYELIQSWRDYVDKYAEDRGQDEKVLLTEAYSSWENTMKYYSFGSNVPFNFKFITDANTNSNADDFKNIINKWMQMKPNRTDAVPNWVMGNHDRVRVGTRYPGKGDHMVMLEMILPGVAVTYYGEEIGMEDDPELTAKPVFDFRDGCRTPFQWDNSTSAGFSKNATTWLHVNPNYKQVNLAKQKNDTESHYKLYKALTALRNSEPLSNGTLVTDVLKKDVLMVMRKGVNDTLTLLINFKNQTVPVDLSNVTKQKSTKILLKSVGAKLTLNTVLSSSTFNVPADAAVVLHSTPKSGAMMATYSITSLLLVVLISFFRS, from the exons ATGAAGAGCATTGGATACATCGTCTGCCTCCTGTTGGCTGTCACCGCGGTGTCCGCCCAGATCAAAAACAAGGGCTGGTGGAAAAACAGCGTCTTCTATCAAGTGTACCCGCGAAGCTTTATGGACGACAATGGCGATGGTGTCGGGGACTTGAAAG GTATAACAAAGAAACTGCAACATTTCAAGGATATTGGAGTGAGAGCTATCTGGTTGTCGCCGATAAACAAGAGCCCAATGGTTGATTTCGGATACGATATATCAGATTTCACGGATGTCGATCCCACTTTCGGGACCTTGTCCGATTTCAAAGAACTTGTAGCGCAAGCAAAGAAACTCGACTTGAAG GTCATCCTGGATCTGGTTCCTAACCACACGTCCAATAAGCATAAATGGTTCCAACTGAGCGTTAACAAGACAGGGAAGTATAAGGACTACTATATATggaacgatggaaaaaatgtaacTAATGGAAATAACATCACGCGTGTGCCACCAAATAACTGGAAAAGTGTGTTCAACGGCACAGGTTGGACATGGGACAACACGCGACAACAATTTTACTATCATCAATTCTATCCTGCACAGCCTGACTTGAACTACGAGAATGAAGACGTACAGAAGGAAATGAAG GAGGTAATGAAATTTTGGCTGGACATCGGAGTTGACGGATTCCGTATAGACGCTGTGCCACATTTATTCGAGAGCAACATAACGCAAGACGAACCTCCGAGTAATATAAGTGGTGTTGGACCAGACGATCATCTCGCTGTGCTTCACACTCTAACAAAAGACCAGCCTAAAACTTACGAGTTGATACAGAGCTGGCGAGACTACGTGGACAAATACGCGGAAGATCGTGGGCAGGACGAAAAG GTGTTACTGACAGAGGCGTACAGCAGTTGGGAAAACACTatgaaatactacagctttggctCAAACGTACCGTTTAATTTCAAGTTCATAACAGACGCAAACACCAATTCCAACGCCGATGATTTCAAGAATATTATTAACAAATGGATGCAAATGAAACCAAACAGAACCGATGCTGTACCTAATTGGGTG ATGGGAAATCACGACCGAGTTCGTGTCGGAACTCGCTATCCAGGCAAGGGAGATCATATGGTGATGCTAGAGATGATTTTGCCTGGTGTAGCAGTGACATATTATGGAGAAGAAATTGGCATGGAAGACGATCCAGAATTGACAGCGAAGCCAGTATTCGATTTTCGCGACGGCTGTCGTACACCATTCCAATGGGACAATAGCACAAGCGCAG GCTTTAGTAAAAATGCTACAACATGGTTACATGTTAACCCCAACTACAAACAGGTGAATCTGGCGAAGCAGAAAAACGACACTGAATCTCATTATAAACTTTACAAAGCATTAACCGCTTTACGAAATTCTGAACCACTGAGTAATGGCACTCTGGTGACAGATGTTCTGAAGAAAGATGTATTAATGGTCATGCGAAAAGGTGTCAATGATACATTGACACTTTTGATAAACTTCAAAAATCAAACCGTCCCGGTCGATCTGTCGAATGTGACGAAACAGAAATCCACGAAAATACTGCTGAAAAGCGTGGGCGCTAAGCTAACTCTAAA CACTGTCCTAAGCTCATCGACTTTCAACGTTCCTGCGGACGCAGCTGTAGTTCTACATTCTACCCCAAAATCTGGAGCAATGATGGCCACTTACTCCATCACGAGTCTTCTATTGGTTGTGTTAATTTCGTTCTTCCGATCGTAG
- the Aglu2 gene encoding alpha glucosidase 2 isoform X2: MGFMHVILDLVPNHTSNKHKWFQLSVNKTGKYKDYYIWNDGKNVTNGNNITRVPPNNWKSVFNGTGWTWDNTRQQFYYHQFYPAQPDLNYENEDVQKEMKEVMKFWLDIGVDGFRIDAVPHLFESNITQDEPPSNISGVGPDDHLAVLHTLTKDQPKTYELIQSWRDYVDKYAEDRGQDEKVLLTEAYSSWENTMKYYSFGSNVPFNFKFITDANTNSNADDFKNIINKWMQMKPNRTDAVPNWVMGNHDRVRVGTRYPGKGDHMVMLEMILPGVAVTYYGEEIGMEDDPELTAKPVFDFRDGCRTPFQWDNSTSAGFSKNATTWLHVNPNYKQVNLAKQKNDTESHYKLYKALTALRNSEPLSNGTLVTDVLKKDVLMVMRKGVNDTLTLLINFKNQTVPVDLSNVTKQKSTKILLKSVGAKLTLNTVLSSSTFNVPADAAVVLHSTPKSGAMMATYSITSLLLVVLISFFRS, translated from the exons ATGGGATTTATGCAT GTCATCCTGGATCTGGTTCCTAACCACACGTCCAATAAGCATAAATGGTTCCAACTGAGCGTTAACAAGACAGGGAAGTATAAGGACTACTATATATggaacgatggaaaaaatgtaacTAATGGAAATAACATCACGCGTGTGCCACCAAATAACTGGAAAAGTGTGTTCAACGGCACAGGTTGGACATGGGACAACACGCGACAACAATTTTACTATCATCAATTCTATCCTGCACAGCCTGACTTGAACTACGAGAATGAAGACGTACAGAAGGAAATGAAG GAGGTAATGAAATTTTGGCTGGACATCGGAGTTGACGGATTCCGTATAGACGCTGTGCCACATTTATTCGAGAGCAACATAACGCAAGACGAACCTCCGAGTAATATAAGTGGTGTTGGACCAGACGATCATCTCGCTGTGCTTCACACTCTAACAAAAGACCAGCCTAAAACTTACGAGTTGATACAGAGCTGGCGAGACTACGTGGACAAATACGCGGAAGATCGTGGGCAGGACGAAAAG GTGTTACTGACAGAGGCGTACAGCAGTTGGGAAAACACTatgaaatactacagctttggctCAAACGTACCGTTTAATTTCAAGTTCATAACAGACGCAAACACCAATTCCAACGCCGATGATTTCAAGAATATTATTAACAAATGGATGCAAATGAAACCAAACAGAACCGATGCTGTACCTAATTGGGTG ATGGGAAATCACGACCGAGTTCGTGTCGGAACTCGCTATCCAGGCAAGGGAGATCATATGGTGATGCTAGAGATGATTTTGCCTGGTGTAGCAGTGACATATTATGGAGAAGAAATTGGCATGGAAGACGATCCAGAATTGACAGCGAAGCCAGTATTCGATTTTCGCGACGGCTGTCGTACACCATTCCAATGGGACAATAGCACAAGCGCAG GCTTTAGTAAAAATGCTACAACATGGTTACATGTTAACCCCAACTACAAACAGGTGAATCTGGCGAAGCAGAAAAACGACACTGAATCTCATTATAAACTTTACAAAGCATTAACCGCTTTACGAAATTCTGAACCACTGAGTAATGGCACTCTGGTGACAGATGTTCTGAAGAAAGATGTATTAATGGTCATGCGAAAAGGTGTCAATGATACATTGACACTTTTGATAAACTTCAAAAATCAAACCGTCCCGGTCGATCTGTCGAATGTGACGAAACAGAAATCCACGAAAATACTGCTGAAAAGCGTGGGCGCTAAGCTAACTCTAAA CACTGTCCTAAGCTCATCGACTTTCAACGTTCCTGCGGACGCAGCTGTAGTTCTACATTCTACCCCAAAATCTGGAGCAATGATGGCCACTTACTCCATCACGAGTCTTCTATTGGTTGTGTTAATTTCGTTCTTCCGATCGTAG
- the Hbg3 gene encoding alpha-glucosidase, translated as MRAVIVFCITLLSVAAGHDQNNDEWWRTMSLYQIYPRSYMDSDGDGVGDIKGIMIKLDHLVESKVDAFWLSPFYPSPMVDFGYDISDFLSIDPVFGSMKDFEDLVSLAHDMDLKVVVDFVPNHSSDQHDWFKLSLLNAEPYKDYYVWRKGRVLENGTIVPPNNWVSVFGGSAWTWREERQEYYLHQFAPEQPDLNYNNENVVREMQNVMRYWLSKGVDGFRVDAVPHLCEDSQFLDEPLSGTTNDPNNYGYTEKTYTKDQPLTYEIVRGWRGVLDEYNTSKVMMIEAYTNISMTMKYYEVGAHFPFNFGIITDLNMNSTAADFKRVIDQWMTNMPAGCTANWVAGNHDRPRLVTRFGPQRARAVSLLTLLLPGIGVTYNGEEIGMEDTWISWEETVDPQGCNAGVNGFETASRDPCRTPFQWDNSTSAGFSTNPHTWLPVNDNYPIVNLEREEEERDSYYRFYKEIAKMRNSATFEEGILNTKVFNDNVLAFSRESAKAGSAYVLINLGTKEETVDLSAFDNVSSQVIVSYTSVGSDLTPGSASKDINNVKIPASGIVIYTSNSQSSQDN; from the exons ATGAGAGCGGTAATAGTGTTTTGTATAACGTTATTGTCCGTGGCGGCTGGACACGATCAGAACAACGATGAGTGGTGGAGAACCATGTCCCTTTATCAGATCTACCCTAGGAGCTACATGGACAGCGACGGCGATGGCGTGGGAGACATTAAAG GCATAATGATCAAGCTGGATCACCTGGTCGAGTCGAAAGTGGACGCATTTTGGCTGTCTCCTTTCTATCCAAGCCCGATGGTCGATTTTGGCTACGATATATCCGATTTTCTATCCATCGACCCCGTCTTCGGCAGCATGAAGGATTTCGAGGATTTAGTGAGCCTCGCACATGATATGGATTTGAAAGTGGTTGTGGATTTTGTTCCAAATCACTCTTCGGACCAACATGACTGGTTCAAGCTGAGTTTGTTAAACGCTGAGCCATACAAGGACTACTATGTGTGGCGCAAAGGACGAGTACTTGAAAACGGCACCATTGTGCCACCGAATAATTGG GTGAGCGTATTTGGAGGATCAGCTTGGACGTGGCGGGAGGAGCGTCAGGAGTATTACCTGCATCAATTCGCGCCAGAACAGCCAGATTTGAACTACAATAACGAAAACGTTGTACGAGAGATGCAG AACGTCATGAGATACTGGTTAAGCAAAGGCGTAGACGGCTTCAGGGTAGACGCTGTGCCCCATCTTTGCGAAGACAGCCAATTCTTGGATGAACCATTGTCAGGAACCACTAACGATCCCAACAATTATGGTTACACGGAGAAGACGTACACAAAAGACCAACCACTAACCTACGAGATAGTAAGAGGCTGGAGAGGTGTCCTGGACGAGTATAACACTAGCAAAGTCATGATGATCGAAGCTTACACGAACATATCGATGACAATGAAGTATTACGAGGTTGGGGCACACTTCCCCTTCAACTTTGGAATTATCACGGACTTGAACATGAATTCGACAGCGGCTGATTTTAAGAGAGTCATCGACCAATGGATGACGAACATGCCTGCTGGATGTACTGCTAACTGGGTG GCTGGAAACCACGACAGGCCCAGGCTGGTGACGCGTTTCGGGCCACAACGTGCTCGAGCTGTTTCTTTGTTGACGCTGCTGCTGCCAGGAATCGGGGTGACGTACAACGGCGAGGAAATAGGCATGGAAGACACGTGGATCTCTTGGGAGGAGACGGTGGATCCGCAAGGATGTAACGCTGGTGTGAATGGTTTTGAAACGGCCTCTAGAGACCCCTGCAGAACGCCGTTCCAGTGGGACAACAGCACTTCGGCTG GATTCTCCACAAACCCACACACCTGGCTACCGGTCAACGATAATTACCCAATTGTGAACTTGGAAAGAGAGGAGGAGGAAAGGGACTCCTACTACAGATTCTATAAGGAGATTGCTAAAATGAGGAATTCGGCAACATTTGAAGAGGGAATCCTAAACACGAAAGTGTTTAACGACAACGTTCTAGCGTTTTCCAG GGAATCTGCCAAGGCTGGCTCTGCGTACGTACTGATCAATCTCGGAACCAAAGAAGAAACAGTGGACTTATCAGCGTTCGATAACGTATCAAGCCAAGTGATAGTATCTTACACTTCGGTTGGCTCTGATTTAACACCAGG ATCCGCTTCAAAAGACATCAATAATGTGAAGATTCCAGCGTCAGGAATAGTGATCTACACTagcaacagtcaatcatcacaGGACAATTAA